A stretch of DNA from Desulfobacteraceae bacterium:
CCCGGCGACCCCGACCTGATCACCGTCAAGGGCCAGCAGGCCCTGGCCCAGGCCGACGTGGTGGTCTATGCCGGCTCGCTGGTGCCCCGGGCGGTCCTCAAATGGGCCCGCCCCGGAGCTGCCCTGCAAAACAGTGCCGCCATGCACCTGCAGGAGATCGTCGGCCAGATGGCGGCGGCCTACCAGGCGCACCAGCGGGTGGTGCGCCTGCACACCGGGGACCCCAGCCTCTACGGGGCCATATTCGAGCAGATGGCCGAGCTCGACCGGCGTGGGATCCCCTATCGCGTGATCCCCGGGGTTACGGCGGCTTTCGCGGCCGCGGCCGCCATGGGGATCGAGTACACCCTGCCGGAAATATCCCAGACCTTGATCCTGACCCGCATGGCCGGCCGCACGCCGGTGCCGCAACAGGAGTCCCTGGAAAGCCTGGCGGCCCATCAGGCCTCCATGGCCATCTATCTGAGCATCAGCCTGATCGCGCAGGTGGCCGAGATACTCTCCAGAACCTACGGGCCGCAAGCCCCCTGTGCGCTGGCCTTCCGGGTCAGCCAGCCCGAGGAAAAAATCCGGTTCACCCGCGTTGAGCGTCTCGTCGAACTGGTCAAACAAGAGGGCATCGACCACCAGGCCCTGATCATCGTGGGCAAAGTCCTGGCCGTGAGTCCGCCTGAGCTGAAACACCGATCCAAGCTCTACGACCCCGATTTCAACCACGCCTTTCGCCGCCCAGCGGGCGCGGATGATCTCGCGGCGGCGGGCAAAAAGCCCGCGACCCGGGCCGGCTGCAAACCCGAAAACCTTTCGGGCGCCGGCGATCCACCTCCCCCAGAGACGCCCGACCCGACGCCATGACCCCATCCGCCCGTCAAAACCGGCTGGCCGTCTGGGCGATCACGCCCCGGGGCGCCGAGATCGCCCTGCGCCTGGCGCGCCATCTGCCGGGCTGCGACCTCCACCTGGCCGCCGGTCTCGCCCACGCCCCGCTGGCCGAGGCCACCTTCCAACGACTGGCCCACGCGCTGCCGCCGCACTTTTACCGCTACGGCGGCCACATCTTTGTGATGGCCACGGGCATTGTGGTACGCCTGATCGCCCCCCTAATCCGTCACAAAACCGTGGACCCCGCCGTGGTGGTGATCGACGAAGGCGCCCGGCACGCCATCAGCCTGGTTTCCGGCCACCTCGGCGGCGCCAATCAGCTGGCCCTGGAAGTCGCCCGGATCACCGCCGC
This window harbors:
- the cobM gene encoding precorrin-4 C(11)-methyltransferase, producing the protein MNHPVVFCGAGPGDPDLITVKGQQALAQADVVVYAGSLVPRAVLKWARPGAALQNSAAMHLQEIVGQMAAAYQAHQRVVRLHTGDPSLYGAIFEQMAELDRRGIPYRVIPGVTAAFAAAAAMGIEYTLPEISQTLILTRMAGRTPVPQQESLESLAAHQASMAIYLSISLIAQVAEILSRTYGPQAPCALAFRVSQPEEKIRFTRVERLVELVKQEGIDHQALIIVGKVLAVSPPELKHRSKLYDPDFNHAFRRPAGADDLAAAGKKPATRAGCKPENLSGAGDPPPPETPDPTP